The proteins below are encoded in one region of Pseudomonas sp. SCB32:
- the fliR gene encoding flagellar biosynthetic protein FliR has translation MQHGTSILQAFDYLQTLQAWWWPFCRIMAVFGLAPIFSHKAIPMRLRILLGLALTVALGAALPRPPAIDPLSAQGLLVALEQIAFGLMLGLSLMLVFTVFTLVGDVISTQLGLSMAVYNDPMNGVSSSSILYQLYFILLVFLFLSIDGHLLVVSILYQSFIYWPVGSGLHYLGLESVVGSLAWVFAAAVLITLPVVFCMTLVQFCFGLLNRISPALNLFSLGFPMAVLAGLMCIWLTLPDIPENYLKLTRQLLDAIGVIFREGRHG, from the coding sequence ATGCAGCACGGCACATCCATCCTCCAGGCCTTCGACTACCTGCAAACGCTGCAGGCCTGGTGGTGGCCCTTCTGCCGGATCATGGCGGTGTTCGGCCTGGCGCCGATCTTCAGCCACAAGGCGATCCCCATGCGCCTGCGCATCCTCCTGGGTCTCGCGCTGACCGTCGCCCTGGGCGCCGCGCTGCCGCGTCCGCCGGCCATCGACCCGCTGTCCGCGCAGGGCCTGCTGGTGGCGCTGGAGCAGATCGCCTTCGGCCTGATGCTGGGGCTCTCGCTGATGCTGGTGTTCACCGTGTTCACCCTGGTGGGCGACGTGATCTCCACCCAGCTCGGCCTGAGCATGGCGGTGTACAACGACCCCATGAACGGCGTGTCGTCGTCCTCGATCCTCTACCAGCTGTACTTCATCCTGCTGGTGTTCCTGTTCCTCTCCATCGACGGGCACCTGCTGGTGGTGAGCATCCTCTACCAGAGTTTCATCTACTGGCCGGTGGGCAGCGGCCTGCACTACCTGGGGCTGGAGTCGGTGGTGGGCAGCCTCGCCTGGGTCTTCGCCGCCGCCGTGCTGATCACCCTGCCGGTGGTGTTCTGCATGACCCTGGTGCAGTTCTGCTTCGGCTTGCTCAACCGCATTTCGCCAGCGCTCAACCTGTTCTCCCTGGGCTTCCCCATGGCGGTGCTGGCGGGGCTGATGTGCATCTGGCTGACCCTGCCGGATATCCCCGAAAACTACCTCAAGCTCACCCGCCAGCTGCTCGATGCAATCGGCGTGATCTTCCGCGAGGGGCGCCATGGCTGA
- the fliP gene encoding flagellar type III secretion system pore protein FliP (The bacterial flagellar biogenesis protein FliP forms a type III secretion system (T3SS)-type pore required for flagellar assembly.) has protein sequence MLSRVLAAIGLLTLLLCPLHVQAAGGEVTLFNLHDTADGQAFSVKLQILIVMTLLGFLPAMLMLMTCFTRFVIVLAILRQAIGLQQSPPNNVLVGIALIMTLLVMRPVWQDIYANAYQPFEADQISLEDGLGHAKQTLSRFMLAQTNRTSLETMVSLAGETLPEKLEDLDFSLLLPSFVLSELKTAFQLGFMIFIPFLVIDLVVASVLMAMGMMMLSPMMISLPFKLMIFVLVDGWALMMGTLTSSVQPF, from the coding sequence ATGCTCAGCCGCGTCCTGGCCGCGATTGGCCTTCTCACCCTGCTGCTCTGCCCGCTCCATGTGCAGGCGGCCGGCGGCGAGGTCACGCTGTTCAATCTCCACGACACGGCGGACGGCCAGGCCTTCAGCGTCAAGCTGCAGATCCTCATCGTCATGACACTGCTGGGCTTCCTCCCGGCGATGCTCATGCTGATGACCTGCTTCACCCGCTTCGTCATCGTGCTGGCGATCCTGCGCCAGGCCATCGGCCTGCAGCAGAGCCCGCCGAACAACGTGCTGGTGGGTATCGCCCTGATCATGACGCTGCTGGTGATGCGCCCGGTCTGGCAGGACATCTACGCCAACGCCTACCAGCCCTTCGAGGCCGACCAGATCAGCCTGGAAGACGGCCTGGGCCACGCCAAGCAGACGCTGAGCCGCTTCATGCTCGCGCAGACCAATCGTACCTCGCTGGAAACCATGGTCTCGCTCGCCGGTGAAACCCTGCCGGAGAAACTGGAAGACCTGGACTTCTCCCTGCTGCTGCCGTCCTTCGTGCTCAGCGAGCTGAAGACCGCGTTCCAGCTGGGCTTCATGATTTTCATCCCGTTCCTGGTGATCGACCTGGTGGTGGCGAGCGTGCTGATGGCAATGGGCATGATGATGCTCTCGCCAATGATGATCTCGCTGCCGTTCAAGCTGATGATCTTTGTGCTGGTGGACGGCTGGGCCCTGATGATGGGCACGCTGACCAGCAGCGTGCAGCCGTTCTAG
- the flhB gene encoding flagellar biosynthesis protein FlhB, whose protein sequence is MADQHSAQEKTEEASQQKLKKSRKDGQVSRSKDLSTTLSLLGTLIALKVCVLHFYDGLKEGFALSFIDLRHSEIGLDDLPLVLGHHIVLFITTLLPLLVTPLLVVLFSMIPGGWIFSSKNFMPKLSKLNPITGLGRIFSMQNWTELAKSLLKIAVLIAVALYQLHAALPGLLALQRGDVQGSIGAAFGTFYDITLSLLVVFILFSLIDIPIQYFFFKKKLRMTKQERKEEHKNQEGRPEVKARIRQLQRQLVQRQINKVIKTADVVIVNPVHFAVALRYDPKKAQAPYVVAKGLDETALYIRKMAKAHDLEVLELPPLARAIYATTQVNQQIPAQLYKAVAHVLTYILQLKAWRSGRRERPELIRNIPIPEELLNRV, encoded by the coding sequence ATGGCTGACCAGCACAGCGCCCAGGAAAAAACGGAAGAGGCCTCCCAGCAGAAGCTCAAGAAGAGCCGCAAGGACGGCCAGGTCAGCCGCTCCAAGGACCTCTCCACCACGCTTTCGCTGCTGGGCACCTTGATTGCCCTGAAGGTCTGCGTGCTGCATTTCTACGACGGGCTGAAGGAAGGCTTCGCGCTGTCCTTCATCGATTTGCGGCACAGCGAGATCGGCCTGGACGACCTGCCGCTGGTACTCGGCCATCACATCGTGCTGTTCATCACCACGCTGCTGCCGCTGCTGGTCACGCCGTTGCTGGTGGTGCTGTTCTCGATGATTCCCGGCGGCTGGATCTTTTCCAGCAAGAACTTCATGCCCAAGCTGTCCAAACTCAATCCGATCACCGGCCTGGGCCGCATCTTCTCGATGCAGAACTGGACGGAGCTGGCCAAGTCGCTGCTGAAGATCGCGGTGCTGATCGCTGTCGCCCTGTACCAGCTGCACGCCGCGCTTCCCGGTCTGCTGGCATTGCAGCGCGGCGACGTGCAGGGCTCGATTGGCGCGGCCTTCGGTACTTTCTACGACATCACCCTGTCGCTGCTGGTGGTGTTCATCCTGTTCTCGCTGATCGACATCCCGATCCAGTACTTCTTCTTCAAGAAGAAGCTGCGCATGACCAAGCAGGAGCGCAAGGAGGAGCACAAGAATCAGGAAGGCCGCCCCGAGGTGAAGGCTCGCATCCGCCAGTTGCAGCGCCAGCTGGTGCAACGGCAGATCAACAAGGTGATCAAGACCGCCGACGTGGTGATCGTGAACCCGGTGCACTTTGCCGTGGCGCTGCGCTACGACCCGAAGAAGGCGCAGGCGCCCTACGTGGTCGCCAAGGGCCTGGACGAGACCGCGCTGTACATCCGCAAGATGGCCAAGGCCCATGACCTGGAAGTACTCGAACTGCCGCCGCTGGCCCGCGCCATCTACGCCACCACCCAGGTGAATCAGCAGATTCCGGCGCAGCTGTACAAGGCCGTGGCCCACGTTCTGACCTACATCCTCCAGCTCAAGGCCTGGCGCTCCGGGCGCCGCGAACGCCCCGAGCTGATCAGGAACATCCCTATCCCCGAAGAACTGCTGAACAGAGTCTGA
- a CDS encoding sigma-54-dependent Fis family transcriptional regulator encodes MSEEGFFAPPRMGMRSSISASGEMLSALLETPALHALLDSFSEAVIVCDGDSRVRFINLAAERVNRVTRVDVLGLTDADFFQRSALQFDDFLQVLRRGGKSALTRSRDGRVFLTRAQAVPTGAYEKPYSLLIQREYEAGTASSPRSPSGRASTADLPGLGDPQDNALHMSPLLSSIADMGVRAFRRRARLLLLGEPGVGKTAIARHIHRAAGWGDRPFIDVNCASIPETLFESEMFGYERGAFTGALQSGKRGYIESASGGTLFLDEIGEIPLQVQAKLLKFLEDGTIQPVGSPLSKQVQVQVIAATNKDLRALVAAGEFRADLYYRLAVLPVEIPPLRAHRDDLPVLMDILLARINRDRQPPLRLSSACRERLLGYDFPGNIRELVNIFERLAVLADDVAEELHLPSELLGAPVAGSPIAADEPAAAIDDQPLKAQVQRYERQVILRAVRLCGSKRKAAIHLGIDVGTLIRKLQRDE; translated from the coding sequence ATGAGCGAGGAAGGTTTCTTCGCGCCCCCGCGCATGGGCATGCGCTCCTCGATCAGCGCCTCCGGGGAGATGCTCTCCGCGCTGCTGGAGACCCCGGCGCTGCACGCGCTGCTGGACAGCTTCAGCGAGGCGGTGATCGTCTGCGATGGCGACTCGCGGGTGCGCTTCATCAACCTCGCGGCCGAGCGGGTCAACCGCGTCACCCGTGTCGATGTGCTGGGCCTGACGGATGCCGACTTCTTTCAGCGCTCGGCCCTGCAGTTCGACGACTTCCTGCAGGTCCTGCGACGCGGCGGCAAGAGTGCGCTGACCCGCTCCCGCGATGGCCGGGTGTTTCTCACTCGCGCCCAGGCGGTGCCCACCGGCGCCTATGAAAAGCCCTACAGTCTGCTGATCCAGCGTGAGTACGAGGCGGGCACCGCCAGCAGCCCGCGCAGCCCGTCCGGACGCGCCTCGACCGCCGACCTGCCAGGCCTGGGCGATCCGCAGGACAACGCGCTGCACATGTCGCCGCTGCTGTCTTCGATCGCCGACATGGGCGTGCGCGCCTTCCGCCGCCGCGCGCGCCTGTTGCTGCTCGGCGAGCCCGGCGTGGGGAAGACCGCCATCGCCCGACACATCCACCGCGCCGCCGGCTGGGGCGACCGGCCCTTCATCGACGTGAACTGCGCGAGCATCCCGGAGACCCTGTTCGAGTCGGAGATGTTCGGCTACGAGCGCGGCGCCTTCACCGGCGCGCTGCAATCGGGCAAGCGCGGCTACATCGAGAGTGCCTCGGGCGGCACGCTGTTCCTTGACGAGATCGGCGAGATTCCGCTGCAGGTGCAGGCCAAGCTGCTCAAGTTCCTTGAGGACGGCACCATCCAGCCGGTGGGCTCGCCGCTGTCCAAGCAGGTCCAGGTGCAGGTGATCGCCGCCACCAACAAGGACCTGCGCGCCCTGGTGGCTGCCGGCGAATTCCGCGCCGACCTCTACTACCGCCTGGCCGTGCTGCCGGTGGAAATCCCGCCGCTGCGCGCCCACCGCGATGACCTGCCGGTGCTGATGGACATCCTCCTGGCGCGCATCAACCGCGACCGCCAGCCGCCGCTGCGGCTGTCCTCGGCCTGCCGCGAGCGCCTGCTGGGTTACGACTTCCCCGGCAATATCCGCGAGCTGGTGAACATTTTCGAGCGCTTGGCCGTGCTGGCCGACGACGTGGCCGAAGAACTGCACCTGCCGTCGGAATTGCTCGGTGCTCCCGTTGCCGGCAGCCCGATCGCCGCCGACGAACCGGCCGCGGCCATCGACGACCAGCCGCTCAAGGCCCAGGTACAGCGCTACGAGCGCCAGGTGATCCTGCGCGCGGTGCGCCTGTGCGGCAGCAAGCGCAAGGCGGCGATCCACCTGGGCATCGACGTCGGCACGCTGATCCGCAAGCTGCAGCGCGACGAGTGA
- a CDS encoding flagellar biosynthetic protein FliQ, producing the protein MLTPESAVDIVSNAVHITALIVCVLILPSLVGGLLISIFQAATQINEQMLSFLPRLLITLGMLVFAGHWILRTLSELFIQSFEQAGRLVG; encoded by the coding sequence ATGCTCACCCCGGAAAGCGCCGTCGATATCGTCTCCAACGCCGTGCACATCACCGCGCTGATCGTCTGCGTGCTGATCCTGCCGAGCCTGGTCGGCGGCCTGCTGATCAGCATTTTCCAGGCGGCCACGCAGATCAACGAACAGATGCTCAGCTTCCTGCCGCGCCTGCTGATCACCCTGGGGATGCTGGTGTTCGCCGGGCACTGGATCCTGCGCACCCTCTCCGAACTGTTCATCCAGTCGTTCGAGCAGGCGGGCCGGCTGGTCGGCTGA
- a CDS encoding dimethylamine monooxygenase subunit DmmA family protein — MLITGIKSRPVYDQLRPLAGGHHHIIAGQGSGGAAMLRLLAEMPRSAPIRVLYSTESFSGQDHLAALRDLTDVELSIYPSNRALVDDLHALLGQSRMGTRLYLAGSESFIGTAMQAADAINLNKDEVLREHAGSFVRRVWCVHCDGYTENVTQRVFECPHCARTLVVRDHYSRRLAAFQAVKADAEVPGELPDAEELDT, encoded by the coding sequence ATGCTCATCACAGGTATCAAGAGCCGGCCGGTCTACGACCAGTTGCGCCCGCTCGCAGGTGGTCACCACCACATCATCGCCGGCCAGGGCAGCGGCGGCGCCGCCATGCTCCGCCTGCTCGCCGAGATGCCGCGCAGCGCGCCCATCCGCGTGCTGTATTCCACCGAATCCTTCTCTGGCCAGGATCACCTCGCCGCGCTGCGCGACCTCACCGACGTGGAGCTTTCGATCTACCCGAGCAACCGCGCGCTGGTCGATGACCTGCACGCGCTGCTGGGCCAGTCGCGCATGGGCACCCGCCTTTACCTGGCCGGTTCCGAGAGCTTCATCGGCACCGCCATGCAGGCCGCCGACGCGATCAACCTGAACAAGGACGAAGTGCTGCGCGAGCACGCCGGCTCCTTCGTGCGCCGCGTCTGGTGCGTGCATTGCGACGGCTACACCGAGAACGTCACCCAGCGTGTCTTCGAGTGCCCGCACTGCGCCCGCACCCTGGTGGTCCGCGACCACTACTCCCGCCGCCTGGCCGCCTTCCAGGCGGTGAAGGCCGACGCCGAAGTCCCCGGCGAACTGCCCGATGCCGAGGAGCTCGACACATGA
- a CDS encoding flagellar biosynthesis protein FlhA, whose protein sequence is MRLLQSLLPTFQSGRIGIPLIILSILSMIILPLPPLVLDALFTFNIVVAILVLLVSVSSKSPLDFSLLPTVVLVTTLLRLTLNVASTRVVLLDGHTGTGAAGKVIEAFGHVVIGGNFIVGLIVFVILMIINFMVITKGGERISEVTARFTLDALPGKQMAIDADLNAGLIDQNEAKRRRSEVAKEADFYGAMDGASKFVRGDAIAGILILLINLFGGLAIGVFLYDLPAAQAFQRYALLTIGDGLVAQIPALLLSTAAAIIVTRVNESAEITSLVRKQMLASPSLLYTVAGILVVLGLVPGMPHIAFFAFAALVAFIAWRLSLAGPPIEAQTLEQTQALTQAMDQERAQQLGWEDIPLVERLSISLGYKLVSLVNEASGAPLPQRIRGVRQTLSENLGFLLPEVQIRDSLRLKASQYAIHINGERIDGAEIHADRLMAIPSPELYGEIDGILGVDPAYRMQVVWILPADKSRALNLGYQVIDCASVVATHLNKVVREHLPDIFKHDDVEHLMQRLTLQAPKLAESLKAQLTYSQQHRVFRQLLQEEVPLKDIVTIASALLEGGETTKDPVLLASDVRYALRRSIVSSIAGDRTELTVFVLENALENTLLGALSIAQQAGPVSLDNIPVEPSLLNQLQHSMPVVKEKLRKEGHPPILTVMPQLRPLLARYARVFSPGLHVLSQNEIPERVGVQILGTLG, encoded by the coding sequence ATGCGCTTACTGCAGTCACTATTGCCGACCTTCCAGAGCGGCCGCATCGGCATCCCGCTGATCATCCTGTCGATCCTCTCGATGATCATCCTGCCCCTGCCGCCGCTGGTACTGGACGCCCTGTTCACCTTCAACATCGTCGTGGCGATCCTGGTGCTGCTGGTCAGCGTGTCGTCGAAGAGTCCGCTGGATTTTTCCTTGCTGCCCACCGTGGTACTGGTCACCACGCTGCTGCGCCTGACCCTGAACGTCGCCTCCACCCGCGTGGTGCTGCTCGACGGCCACACCGGCACGGGCGCGGCGGGCAAGGTGATCGAAGCGTTCGGCCACGTGGTGATCGGCGGCAACTTCATCGTCGGCCTGATCGTCTTCGTGATCCTGATGATCATCAACTTCATGGTCATCACCAAGGGCGGCGAGCGGATCTCCGAGGTGACCGCGCGCTTCACCCTGGACGCGCTGCCCGGCAAGCAGATGGCCATCGACGCCGACCTCAACGCCGGCCTGATCGACCAGAACGAGGCCAAGCGCCGCCGTTCGGAGGTGGCCAAGGAAGCCGACTTCTATGGCGCGATGGACGGCGCCTCGAAGTTCGTCCGCGGCGATGCCATCGCCGGCATCCTGATCCTGCTGATCAACTTGTTCGGCGGCCTGGCCATCGGCGTGTTCCTCTACGACCTGCCGGCGGCCCAGGCCTTCCAGCGCTACGCCCTGCTGACCATCGGCGACGGCCTGGTGGCGCAGATCCCGGCGCTGCTGCTGTCCACCGCGGCGGCGATCATCGTCACGCGGGTCAACGAGTCGGCGGAAATCACCAGCCTGGTGCGCAAGCAGATGCTGGCCTCGCCGTCGCTGCTCTACACCGTCGCCGGCATCCTGGTGGTGCTCGGCCTGGTGCCGGGCATGCCGCATATCGCCTTCTTCGCCTTTGCCGCGCTGGTGGCCTTCATCGCCTGGCGCCTGTCGCTGGCTGGCCCGCCCATCGAGGCGCAGACGCTGGAGCAGACCCAGGCACTGACGCAGGCGATGGACCAGGAGCGCGCGCAGCAACTGGGCTGGGAGGACATTCCGCTGGTTGAGCGGCTGTCGATCTCGCTGGGCTACAAGCTGGTCAGCCTGGTCAACGAGGCCAGCGGCGCACCGCTGCCGCAGCGTATTCGCGGGGTGCGCCAGACGCTCTCGGAGAACCTCGGCTTCCTCCTGCCGGAAGTGCAGATCCGTGACAGCCTGCGCCTGAAGGCCTCGCAGTACGCCATCCACATCAACGGTGAGCGCATCGACGGCGCGGAAATCCACGCCGACCGGCTGATGGCGATTCCCTCACCGGAGCTCTACGGCGAGATCGACGGCATCCTCGGCGTCGACCCGGCGTACCGCATGCAGGTGGTGTGGATCCTGCCGGCGGACAAGTCCCGCGCGCTGAACCTGGGCTACCAGGTGATCGACTGCGCCAGCGTAGTCGCCACGCACCTGAACAAGGTGGTGCGCGAGCACCTGCCGGACATCTTCAAGCACGACGACGTCGAGCACCTGATGCAGCGCCTGACCCTGCAGGCGCCCAAGCTGGCCGAATCGCTGAAGGCGCAGCTGACCTACTCGCAGCAGCACCGGGTGTTCCGCCAGCTGCTGCAGGAAGAAGTGCCGCTGAAGGACATCGTCACCATCGCCAGCGCCCTGCTCGAAGGCGGCGAGACCACCAAGGACCCCGTGCTGCTGGCCTCCGACGTGCGCTACGCGCTGCGCCGCAGCATCGTTTCCTCGATTGCCGGCGACCGCACGGAGCTGACCGTGTTCGTGCTGGAGAACGCACTGGAGAACACCCTGCTCGGTGCCCTGAGCATCGCCCAGCAGGCTGGTCCGGTGAGCCTGGACAACATTCCGGTGGAACCCAGCCTGCTCAACCAGCTGCAGCACAGCATGCCGGTGGTGAAGGAGAAACTGCGCAAGGAAGGCCACCCGCCGATCCTTACCGTGATGCCGCAGCTGCGACCGCTGCTCGCTCGTTATGCAAGAGTATTCAGCCCGGGGCTGCACGTGCTGTCGCAGAACGAGATTCCGGAGCGGGTAGGGGTGCAGATTCTGGGGACGCTGGGGTGA
- a CDS encoding PilZ domain-containing protein, giving the protein MRKHRRLTFRHIGQINVINRLSGDSMGEVLDVSMGGLRLVTEEPLAPGSCYDMRLEIPVREDHTRPVDITAICQWSKKDAKYGRFEQGFKLDRPSAAFTELVTSMSVSFNRSLLGRARLS; this is encoded by the coding sequence ATGCGCAAGCACCGCCGACTGACCTTCCGCCATATTGGCCAGATCAACGTGATCAACCGCCTGAGCGGCGACTCCATGGGGGAGGTCCTCGATGTCTCGATGGGCGGCTTGCGGCTGGTGACCGAGGAGCCGCTGGCGCCGGGCAGCTGCTACGACATGCGCCTGGAAATCCCGGTGCGCGAGGATCACACCCGCCCCGTCGACATCACCGCCATCTGCCAGTGGTCGAAGAAGGACGCCAAGTACGGGCGCTTCGAGCAGGGCTTCAAGCTGGACCGGCCGAGTGCGGCGTTCACCGAGCTGGTGACCTCGATGTCGGTGAGTTTCAACCGCAGTTTGCTGGGGCGGGCGCGGTTGTCGTGA
- a CDS encoding flagellar motor switch protein FliN, with amino-acid sequence MTGSLSDSEFESLINDGDLSLTQDASDIPAEAMRAPLPQQDLSFFGKIPVNVTLEVASVEISLKELMDVDANSVIILDKLAGEPLDVKVNGALFAKAEVVVMNGNYGLRVLELCGAGLDALTA; translated from the coding sequence ATGACCGGTTCTCTCTCCGACTCCGAGTTCGAGTCGCTGATCAACGACGGCGACCTCAGCCTGACCCAGGACGCCTCCGACATCCCCGCCGAAGCCATGCGCGCGCCGCTGCCGCAGCAGGACCTGAGCTTCTTCGGCAAGATCCCGGTGAACGTCACCCTGGAAGTCGCCTCGGTGGAGATTTCCCTGAAGGAACTGATGGATGTCGACGCCAATAGCGTGATCATCCTCGACAAGCTCGCCGGCGAGCCGCTGGACGTGAAGGTCAACGGCGCGCTGTTCGCCAAGGCCGAGGTGGTCGTCATGAACGGCAACTACGGCCTGCGCGTGCTCGAACTGTGCGGCGCCGGCCTCGACGCCCTGACTGCGTGA
- a CDS encoding PAS domain-containing protein, whose protein sequence is MDPLKLLLDRGLLLSDSLTSQGRFIEVSAEQTDQLGYPPGSLDGQGIEQVYTAESVNALHQLFASPPADERVQDLELTLIRHNGGLLPVLASGVLQWRDGEPARLHLVKMPLGPISRRLGELQSANEVMSQMLFSARVAYWCIEFAESVDVRETPDEIVRQVFENRSYWRMCNRAMANIYEMPADVDFSEQPVRLYWPRSPANEEFVRRLIEAEFHVDGALSVDRRHDGSPAYVENDVRASIHNGRMLRMWGSLRDVSQELRMQHDAEQRIEALRRVFDAVPDAVLVIDEQAQPQWRNAAFEQTFGITRAAGLASTLNRLPLPERTWQLLDLPDQFGNYLSFNSHCSRILIREGVAWRVFVLRQANAATELHP, encoded by the coding sequence ATGGACCCGCTAAAACTGCTGCTGGACAGGGGCCTGCTGCTGTCCGACAGCCTGACGTCCCAGGGACGCTTCATCGAGGTTTCCGCCGAGCAGACCGACCAGCTCGGCTATCCGCCGGGATCGCTGGACGGACAGGGCATCGAGCAGGTCTACACCGCTGAGTCGGTCAATGCACTGCATCAGCTGTTCGCCAGCCCGCCGGCCGACGAGCGCGTGCAGGACCTGGAGCTGACCCTGATCCGCCACAACGGCGGCCTGCTGCCGGTGCTCGCCAGCGGCGTGCTGCAATGGCGCGACGGCGAGCCCGCGCGCCTGCACCTGGTGAAGATGCCGCTAGGGCCGATCAGCCGCCGCCTGGGCGAGCTGCAGAGCGCCAACGAGGTGATGAGCCAGATGCTCTTCAGCGCGCGGGTGGCCTATTGGTGTATCGAGTTCGCCGAGTCGGTGGACGTGCGTGAAACGCCCGACGAGATCGTCCGCCAGGTGTTCGAGAACCGCTCCTACTGGCGCATGTGCAACCGCGCCATGGCCAACATCTACGAGATGCCCGCCGACGTCGACTTCAGCGAGCAGCCGGTGCGCCTGTACTGGCCGCGCAGCCCGGCCAACGAGGAATTCGTGCGCCGCCTGATCGAGGCGGAGTTCCACGTCGACGGCGCGCTGTCGGTGGACCGCCGCCACGACGGCTCGCCGGCCTACGTGGAAAACGACGTGCGCGCCAGCATCCACAACGGCCGCATGCTGCGCATGTGGGGCAGCCTGCGCGACGTCAGCCAGGAGCTGCGCATGCAGCACGACGCCGAGCAGCGCATCGAGGCACTGCGCCGGGTGTTCGACGCGGTGCCCGACGCCGTGCTGGTGATCGACGAGCAGGCCCAGCCGCAGTGGCGCAACGCGGCCTTCGAGCAGACCTTCGGCATCACCCGCGCCGCCGGCCTGGCCTCGACCCTGAACCGCCTGCCGCTGCCCGAGCGCACCTGGCAGCTGCTCGACCTGCCGGACCAGTTCGGCAACTACCTGTCCTTCAACAGTCATTGCTCGCGCATCCTCATCCGCGAGGGCGTGGCCTGGCGCGTCTTCGTGCTGCGCCAGGCGAACGCCGCGACGGAGCTGCATCCATGA
- a CDS encoding flagellar motor switch protein FliM yields the protein MTGKQKVHHGVPADSLIRLKPQKLGRHYHKIPQYIKEVSGKYPRIISDYFLRHYRINLELDGLIVHEELPRDLECLFDSPLGKFGFTMDRALLTEVIECYYGGKVVANRDTPPISSSEQRMLDRLGLDVVDLFGRALLAGESVGRLQQIDPTYEEVQWEYVAEFVYVSHLTGERSSLYLYLDNPLADELTRRLAGPPSPRLSGNPVAHIKHLPLRLDCVVAAARMPLSQVLALEPGDVLMIRPLERVDVRVNQQKLFRGAIFEDDGTLFLSSLESVKNP from the coding sequence ATGACTGGCAAACAAAAAGTCCACCATGGCGTGCCCGCCGATAGTCTGATTCGACTCAAGCCACAGAAACTTGGCCGGCATTATCACAAGATCCCGCAATACATCAAAGAGGTCTCCGGAAAGTATCCGAGGATCATCAGTGATTATTTCCTGCGGCATTATCGAATCAATCTAGAACTGGATGGCCTGATTGTTCACGAGGAACTTCCCCGTGATCTGGAATGCCTGTTCGATTCTCCGCTGGGCAAGTTCGGTTTCACCATGGACCGCGCCCTGCTCACCGAAGTCATCGAGTGTTATTACGGCGGCAAGGTTGTCGCCAATCGCGATACGCCGCCGATCAGCAGCTCCGAGCAGCGCATGCTCGACCGCCTCGGTCTCGACGTGGTGGACCTGTTCGGCCGCGCCCTGCTGGCCGGCGAGTCGGTCGGCCGCCTGCAGCAGATCGACCCCACCTACGAAGAAGTGCAGTGGGAGTACGTCGCCGAGTTCGTCTATGTCAGCCACCTGACCGGCGAACGCTCCTCGCTCTACCTCTACCTGGACAACCCGCTGGCGGACGAGCTCACCCGTCGGCTCGCCGGTCCGCCGTCGCCGCGTCTCTCCGGTAACCCGGTGGCGCACATCAAGCACCTGCCGCTGCGCCTGGACTGCGTGGTCGCCGCCGCGCGCATGCCGCTCTCGCAGGTGCTCGCCCTGGAACCGGGCGACGTACTGATGATCCGTCCCCTGGAACGCGTCGACGTGCGCGTCAACCAGCAGAAGCTGTTCCGCGGCGCCATCTTCGAAGACGACGGCACCCTGTTCCTCTCCTCCCTGGAAAGCGTGAAAAACCCATGA